Proteins co-encoded in one Candidatus Nitrosacidococcus tergens genomic window:
- the metG gene encoding methionine--tRNA ligase encodes MSRKILVTSALPYANGSIHLGHLVEYIQTDIWVRFQRMRGHQCYYICADDAHGTPIMLRAQNEGITPEALIRRYSAEHQADFAEFAISFDTYASTHCPENKALSEQIYLSNRDRGHITTRIIKQAYDEEKQLFLPDRFIRGTCPRCHAPDQYGDSCEICGATYSPTDLIDPKSVVSGTTPVTRESEHYFFKLSHFESFLKTWIEENKNFQPEAVNKLNEWFKAGLEDWDISRDAPYFGFAIPDTVRKYFYVWLDAPIGYLASLKQLCDRQELSFDSFMVSESRAELYHFIGKDILYFHALFWPAILHGAGFRLPTGIFAHGFLTINGKKMSKSRGTFITARTYLHHLNPEYLRYYFASKLNSSIEDLDLNFDDFIAKVNADLVGKVVNIASRCAGFINKHFDHQLSDRLPDESLFKKFAAIEEKIAQLYEAREYNGAMREIMTLADKANRYIDENQPWVLIKDTDRAKEVQGICTLGLNLFRQIVIYLTPVLPTTVKKARNFLNIPPLVWDDIYTPLLNHTIHDFEPLMVRIDQAKIDAIMADTQEHYKLHYRLTHRTHTATQSTSIETTRHESIAVQKPIESLSTLNSSKDKNTVTEIDHPISEVISYEDFAKIDLRVAKIINATYVEGAEKLLRLELDLAGEKRQVFAGIKSAYTPEELIGRLTVMVANLAPRKMRFGTSEGMVLAAGPGGKDIFLLTPDKGSAPGMRVK; translated from the coding sequence ATGTCCCGTAAAATACTAGTCACTAGTGCACTGCCCTATGCTAATGGCTCTATTCATTTAGGTCACTTAGTTGAATATATCCAAACTGATATTTGGGTTCGATTCCAACGAATGCGGGGACATCAATGTTATTATATTTGTGCCGATGATGCCCATGGAACCCCGATTATGCTACGAGCACAAAATGAAGGAATAACGCCAGAAGCACTTATTCGTCGTTATAGTGCAGAGCACCAAGCAGATTTTGCTGAATTTGCCATTAGCTTTGATACCTACGCTAGTACCCATTGCCCTGAAAATAAAGCCCTCTCTGAGCAAATTTATTTAAGTAATCGAGATAGAGGTCACATTACGACACGCATTATTAAACAAGCTTATGACGAGGAAAAACAGCTCTTTCTTCCTGATCGGTTTATTCGAGGGACTTGTCCTCGCTGTCATGCCCCTGATCAATATGGAGATAGCTGTGAAATATGTGGCGCTACTTACTCTCCAACCGATCTTATTGATCCTAAATCTGTAGTTTCTGGAACGACCCCAGTTACCCGAGAATCCGAACATTATTTTTTTAAGCTCAGTCACTTTGAGTCTTTCTTGAAAACATGGATTGAAGAGAATAAAAATTTTCAACCAGAAGCAGTTAATAAACTTAATGAGTGGTTTAAAGCAGGGTTAGAAGACTGGGATATTTCTCGAGATGCACCTTATTTTGGTTTTGCTATTCCTGATACGGTAAGAAAATACTTTTATGTATGGCTAGATGCTCCTATTGGTTACTTAGCAAGCCTCAAACAGCTCTGCGATCGGCAAGAACTTAGTTTTGACTCTTTTATGGTATCAGAGAGCAGAGCAGAGCTATATCACTTTATTGGTAAAGATATTTTATATTTCCATGCTCTATTCTGGCCTGCCATACTCCATGGGGCGGGATTTCGCCTACCTACCGGTATTTTTGCCCATGGGTTTTTAACGATTAATGGTAAAAAGATGTCTAAATCCAGAGGCACCTTTATTACAGCTCGAACCTACCTACACCATCTAAATCCAGAATACTTACGTTATTATTTTGCCTCTAAACTCAATAGTAGCATCGAAGATTTAGATTTAAATTTTGACGATTTTATTGCTAAAGTAAACGCTGATTTAGTAGGGAAAGTAGTCAACATTGCAAGCCGTTGTGCTGGGTTCATTAATAAACACTTTGATCATCAGCTCTCTGATCGTTTACCTGATGAATCTCTATTTAAAAAATTTGCTGCAATTGAAGAAAAAATAGCACAACTCTACGAGGCTCGAGAATATAATGGTGCTATGCGAGAAATTATGACACTTGCAGATAAAGCAAACCGCTATATTGATGAAAATCAGCCTTGGGTGCTCATTAAAGATACAGATAGGGCTAAAGAGGTGCAAGGAATTTGCACTCTAGGGCTTAATTTATTCCGCCAGATCGTGATTTATCTAACTCCTGTATTACCTACCACAGTTAAAAAAGCAAGAAACTTCCTAAATATTCCACCTCTAGTTTGGGATGATATCTATACTCCGCTACTGAATCATACTATCCATGATTTTGAGCCCTTAATGGTACGCATTGATCAGGCTAAAATTGATGCGATTATGGCAGATACTCAAGAGCATTATAAATTACATTATCGCCTTACCCATCGAACTCATACAGCTACCCAAAGCACTTCTATTGAAACTACACGTCATGAAAGTATTGCTGTTCAAAAACCTATTGAATCGCTTTCTACACTTAACTCCTCCAAAGATAAAAATACAGTGACTGAGATTGATCATCCAATTAGCGAAGTGATTTCTTATGAGGATTTTGCAAAAATCGATCTTCGAGTTGCTAAAATTATCAATGCTACCTATGTAGAGGGCGCTGAAAAACTCTTACGCTTAGAATTAGACTTGGCTGGAGAAAAACGGCAAGTATTTGCAGGCATTAAATCGGCTTATACTCCAGAGGAGCTTATTGGACGATTGACGGTGATGGTGGCTAATTTAGCTCCCCGAAAAATGCGTTTTGGTACTTCAGAGGGTATGGTACTCGCCGCTGGTCCTGGGGGAAAAGATATTTTTCTATTAACCCCTGATAAGGGATCAGCCCCTGGAATGCGAGTAAAATAA
- a CDS encoding ion transporter yields MRSQLRNIIEDHTSKGGRIFDSIIQFLIFSSLLAYAINTLPNNTPETKYLLRKIETISVIIFTIEYVLRIYVAKKPIRYIFSFYGIIDLLAILPFFISNSTHLLSLRAFRALRIFRAFKLVRYNKALNRFSIAYRLVREEMILFLTVAGIFLFLASAGIYYFENPIQPKVFASIFHSAWWAIVTLTTVGYGDIYPITIGGRVFTFFILLIGVGIVTIPAGLVASALTEARKIEAKIQRN; encoded by the coding sequence ATGAGATCCCAACTGCGTAATATCATAGAAGATCATACCTCAAAAGGAGGAAGAATTTTTGATTCCATCATTCAATTTCTTATTTTTTCCTCACTCCTTGCCTATGCTATAAATACTTTGCCCAATAATACACCTGAGACAAAGTATCTTCTCAGAAAAATTGAAACCATTTCAGTAATCATTTTTACTATAGAGTATGTCTTGAGAATCTATGTAGCTAAAAAACCAATCAGATATATCTTTAGTTTTTATGGCATTATAGATTTGCTTGCGATCTTACCTTTCTTTATAAGTAATTCTACTCATCTACTCTCTCTAAGAGCTTTTAGGGCTCTGAGGATTTTTAGAGCATTTAAGCTAGTTCGCTACAATAAAGCATTAAATCGATTTTCTATAGCCTACAGATTAGTGAGGGAGGAGATGATTCTCTTCCTTACAGTAGCTGGTATTTTCTTGTTTCTTGCTTCTGCTGGTATTTATTATTTTGAGAACCCAATACAACCTAAAGTATTTGCCTCTATTTTTCATAGTGCTTGGTGGGCAATAGTCACCTTAACAACGGTAGGTTATGGAGATATTTACCCTATTACTATTGGCGGAAGAGTTTTTACTTTTTTTATTCTACTCATTGGGGTAGGTATTGTAACCATCCCTGCAGGATTAGTAGCTAGTGCTTTAACTGAAGCACGGAAAATAGAGGCAAAGATACAAAGAAATTGA
- the apbC gene encoding iron-sulfur cluster carrier protein ApbC → MITQAQIEIALKSYQDPYLNQDLISAGAVEDILIESQKITVKIKLGFPAKGYTPILEQAIREKLIPLSLGYKIDTMITWDIAAHQVQQGKPFPDIKNIIAVASGKGGVGKSTVAANLALALSAEGASVGMLDADIYGPSQPRMLGIQQRPHVVDGKSMNPVVSYDIQIMSIGFLINEEDPMIWRGPMVTSALQQMLQDTNWRGIDYLIVDLPPGTGDIQLTLAQKVPVSGAVIVTTPQDIALLDARKGLKMFEKVNIPVLGIIENMSLHICSQCDHEEAIFSEGGGAQMAAQYNVPLLGELPLDKRIREDADNGYPSVVTDPEGRIAQTFKEVAWRITAQLSLRNKDSRTQAPQISIEDN, encoded by the coding sequence ATGATAACCCAAGCCCAAATTGAAATTGCCCTAAAAAGTTATCAAGATCCCTATCTTAATCAAGATTTAATTTCCGCAGGAGCTGTTGAAGATATTCTAATTGAATCGCAAAAAATTACGGTAAAAATTAAACTTGGTTTTCCAGCAAAAGGATATACTCCTATTTTAGAGCAAGCAATCAGAGAAAAGCTGATTCCGCTATCCCTAGGTTATAAAATTGACACCATGATTACTTGGGATATTGCAGCGCACCAAGTACAACAGGGTAAACCATTCCCTGATATAAAAAATATTATTGCAGTTGCTTCTGGTAAGGGAGGGGTAGGAAAATCTACCGTAGCTGCCAATCTTGCTCTTGCTCTTTCTGCTGAAGGAGCCAGTGTAGGGATGTTGGATGCGGATATTTACGGTCCAAGTCAACCAAGAATGCTAGGGATTCAACAACGCCCCCATGTGGTAGATGGTAAATCTATGAATCCGGTAGTTAGTTATGATATCCAAATCATGTCTATTGGATTTCTAATCAATGAAGAAGATCCCATGATTTGGCGTGGACCTATGGTGACTTCCGCATTACAGCAGATGCTACAAGATACCAATTGGCGAGGCATTGACTATCTTATTGTTGATCTCCCACCAGGTACTGGGGATATTCAGCTTACCCTGGCCCAAAAAGTACCTGTCAGCGGGGCAGTGATTGTTACTACTCCGCAAGATATTGCATTATTAGATGCACGCAAAGGACTTAAAATGTTTGAAAAGGTCAATATCCCTGTTTTAGGTATTATAGAAAATATGAGTCTTCATATTTGTAGTCAATGTGATCATGAAGAGGCTATTTTTAGTGAGGGTGGTGGAGCACAGATGGCGGCTCAATATAATGTACCTTTATTAGGAGAGCTCCCTTTAGATAAGCGAATTAGAGAAGATGCTGATAACGGCTACCCCAGCGTAGTCACTGATCCAGAAGGAAGAATTGCACAAACATTTAAGGAAGTGGCATGGCGGATAACGGCTCAGCTTTCTCTAAGAAATAAAGATTCTCGGACTCAAGCACCGCAAATATCTATTGAAGATAATTAA
- a CDS encoding tyrosine-protein phosphatase — protein sequence MIDLHCHILPEIDDGASDLETALAMARVATGDGITITACTPHIYPGLYDNTVEGIKEAIEKLQQQLIVAGIELKLVLGADIQITPDLRQKLQDKKVPTLNESRYFLFEPPHHVHPPGFADLAFNVATHGYVPVITHPERLTWIGDHYSVFKDLALKGSWIQITAGSLTGRFGRSAQYWGEKMLDDGLVHILATDSHGVKKRPPLLGEGMLAAEKWVGDQEARYLVEDRPQAILNNQSPDSIPKIPALLGRSSTKIKKKGLFSWLSSG from the coding sequence ATGATTGATTTACATTGCCATATCTTACCTGAAATTGATGACGGTGCATCTGACTTAGAGACTGCCTTAGCTATGGCTCGGGTAGCAACTGGAGATGGTATTACCATCACTGCGTGTACCCCCCATATTTACCCTGGCCTTTACGATAACACGGTAGAGGGAATTAAAGAGGCGATAGAAAAACTACAGCAACAGCTAATAGTTGCTGGCATTGAACTGAAATTAGTGCTTGGAGCAGACATACAAATTACGCCTGATTTAAGGCAAAAATTGCAAGATAAGAAAGTACCTACTTTGAATGAGTCTCGTTATTTTCTTTTTGAACCACCTCATCATGTACACCCCCCTGGGTTTGCTGATCTAGCGTTTAACGTAGCTACTCATGGCTATGTGCCAGTGATTACCCATCCAGAACGCCTCACTTGGATAGGGGATCATTATTCAGTATTTAAGGATTTAGCACTTAAGGGATCTTGGATTCAAATCACTGCAGGGAGCTTGACAGGGAGATTTGGTCGTAGTGCTCAGTACTGGGGAGAGAAAATGTTAGATGATGGATTAGTTCATATTTTGGCTACCGATTCCCATGGGGTAAAAAAACGCCCCCCATTATTAGGAGAAGGGATGCTCGCTGCTGAAAAATGGGTGGGTGATCAAGAAGCAAGATATTTAGTAGAGGATCGTCCCCAAGCTATTCTCAATAATCAATCTCCCGATTCGATTCCTAAAATTCCAGCCTTGTTAGGAAGAAGTTCTACAAAAATAAAAAAGAAAGGCTTATTTTCATGGCTAAGCTCTGGATAA
- a CDS encoding GumC family protein, translating to MNHEEHSQPISNSGSFITERDLSSFALSHERIHPQGDEDEIHLSELWHILVRRKWTIFVFFLVVTIIGMTASFLMTPIYRSGVTLLIDPEGQNITDYHDVLPTESAASRDDFYQTQYGLLKSYSLTKRVFQELELADHPLFAKKEPSFIGKLKGFIKNLGKAEDADEEEDEDLAIEKLITEFQEGFTIAPVKNSRLVGVYYDSPDPKLSTQVVSALSQAFINTNLERRYEASAYARDFLKDRLLQIKARLEEAEEKLVEYGNSHEIIDVGENQSQAANELQKITLSLALARESRARTEATYQQMLKTSDKGLSRILQDPMIRDLQESLAKIENEYAENLNIYKPDYPKMVQLRKQADKLKEQIQESVQDIKSAITADREEAIVLEQTLEEKSQEIKAEIKDLARRNIQYQVLKREADTSRQLYEGLLQRYKEVGVSGGIGSNNISVVDPPKIPIDPYKPKITLNTLLAMFLGLFGGLGLAFLFEHLDDTLKRSEDIEKTLGLHTLGIIPLISTKELPDEQSPALINVLDKRSALAEAYRSLRTALQFATSTGAPKKLQITSTSQGEGKSTSAVSLAIQFAQAGQKTLIIDGDLRNPSLHRIFEMDNSVGLTNYLAGNASPAEISQGTIVPNLFMISSGPLPPDPAELLGSAKMISLLSIAQEKFDHIIIDSPPVLGLADALIIGNLVEATLFVVAAGQTRKAFAQGALKRLKAGKSKVIGGILDKFDSKYHGYGYSYDYSGYHYSYGTDEAYDYLSSDHHKPEEIK from the coding sequence ATGAATCACGAGGAACATTCCCAGCCTATTTCTAATTCAGGAAGTTTCATCACTGAGCGAGATCTTTCTTCTTTTGCACTTTCCCATGAAAGAATACACCCACAAGGAGACGAAGATGAAATCCATCTCTCCGAACTTTGGCATATTTTAGTCCGCCGTAAATGGACCATATTTGTTTTCTTCCTAGTGGTTACTATTATTGGTATGACGGCAAGTTTTCTCATGACCCCCATTTATCGATCAGGAGTTACCTTGCTTATTGATCCAGAGGGACAGAATATTACTGATTATCATGATGTACTGCCCACCGAATCGGCCGCTTCTCGTGATGACTTCTATCAAACCCAATATGGACTTTTAAAAAGCTATAGTTTGACAAAACGAGTATTTCAAGAACTTGAACTTGCTGATCACCCACTATTTGCTAAAAAAGAACCTTCTTTCATTGGGAAATTAAAAGGATTTATAAAAAACCTAGGAAAAGCAGAAGATGCAGATGAGGAAGAAGATGAAGATTTAGCCATCGAAAAATTAATCACAGAGTTTCAAGAAGGATTCACTATTGCTCCAGTGAAAAATTCTAGGTTAGTGGGAGTTTACTATGATAGTCCTGATCCAAAACTCTCGACTCAAGTGGTGAGTGCTCTTTCTCAAGCTTTTATTAATACTAATTTAGAGCGACGTTATGAGGCTAGTGCTTATGCTCGAGATTTTTTAAAAGATCGGTTACTACAAATTAAAGCTCGATTAGAAGAAGCGGAAGAAAAGTTAGTTGAATACGGTAATAGTCACGAAATTATTGATGTGGGAGAAAACCAATCCCAAGCAGCTAATGAGCTGCAGAAGATTACCCTATCTCTTGCGCTTGCTCGAGAATCACGAGCAAGAACGGAAGCTACTTACCAGCAGATGCTAAAAACCAGTGATAAGGGTTTGTCTCGTATTTTACAAGATCCAATGATTAGAGATTTACAGGAAAGCCTGGCAAAAATTGAAAATGAATATGCGGAAAATCTTAATATCTATAAGCCAGATTATCCTAAAATGGTGCAGTTACGAAAACAGGCTGATAAATTAAAGGAACAAATTCAAGAGAGTGTCCAGGATATAAAATCAGCAATTACTGCCGATCGGGAAGAAGCCATTGTACTAGAGCAAACCTTAGAAGAGAAATCCCAAGAAATCAAAGCAGAAATTAAAGATTTAGCCCGGAGAAATATTCAATACCAAGTGCTGAAACGGGAAGCGGATACCAGCCGCCAACTTTATGAAGGACTCCTTCAGCGATACAAAGAGGTAGGCGTTTCTGGTGGAATCGGATCAAATAATATCTCTGTGGTAGATCCTCCTAAAATCCCTATTGATCCTTATAAACCTAAAATCACTTTAAATACCTTACTTGCTATGTTCCTTGGTCTTTTTGGTGGTCTTGGTTTAGCGTTTTTATTTGAACATTTAGATGACACATTAAAACGCTCAGAAGACATAGAAAAAACACTTGGATTACATACTCTAGGTATTATTCCTTTAATTAGCACTAAAGAGCTTCCTGATGAACAATCTCCTGCACTGATTAATGTATTGGATAAACGATCGGCTTTAGCAGAAGCTTATCGATCTTTACGTACTGCATTGCAATTTGCAACCTCTACCGGGGCACCTAAGAAATTACAAATTACCAGTACTAGTCAAGGAGAAGGAAAAAGCACTTCAGCGGTAAGCCTTGCTATTCAATTTGCTCAAGCAGGACAAAAAACACTGATCATTGATGGGGATTTACGTAATCCTTCACTACATCGTATTTTTGAAATGGATAATAGTGTGGGACTTACTAATTATTTAGCTGGAAATGCTAGTCCAGCAGAGATTAGTCAAGGAACTATTGTACCTAATCTTTTTATGATTAGCTCAGGTCCTCTGCCTCCTGATCCTGCAGAATTATTAGGAAGTGCTAAAATGATATCCTTACTCTCTATTGCTCAAGAAAAATTTGATCATATTATTATAGACAGTCCTCCAGTATTAGGGTTAGCGGATGCATTAATCATAGGTAATTTAGTAGAAGCTACTTTATT